A stretch of the Lactuca sativa cultivar Salinas chromosome 9, Lsat_Salinas_v11, whole genome shotgun sequence genome encodes the following:
- the LOC111899045 gene encoding beta carbonic anhydrase 5, chloroplastic isoform X1 — protein MRVGLRPFLRSIKVSILGSSPLYKSECSKSAASTTTISGSKLKFSGIEQTHLGFLNSSKSNLALKLKASREGVGLVQETKMDPPNLIKKSKDGSDSFTEMKQRFLSFKKEKYLGNLECYQELAEAQAPKFLVISCADSRVCPSYILGFQPGEAFVVRNIANLVPPFENGPCETNAALEFSVNALQVENILVTGHSCCGGIRALMGMEDEENSSSFIKNWVVVGKSAKSSTKAITSNLSFDQQCKHCEKESINHSLLNLLTYPWVEERVAKGLLSLHGGYYNFIDCTYEKWTLDYQKRSQKHEKGGYVIKNREFWQ, from the exons ATGAGGGTTGGATTACGACCATTTCTGCGTTCGATCAAAGTT TCAATTCTTGGATCTTCTCCTCTATACAAATCCGAGTGTTCGAAATCGGCTGCATCAACAACAACA ATCTCTGGTTCCAAGTTGAAGTTTTCGGGAATTGAGCAGACACACCTCGGATTTCTGAATTCTTCCAA GAGCAATCTGGCTTTGAAATTGAAAGCCTCAAGGGAGGGGGTCGGTTTGGTTCAAGAAACTAAAATGGATCCCCCAAATCTTATAAAGAAATCCAAAGATGGAAGTGATTCATTCACTGAAATGAAGCAAAGATTCCTgagttttaaaaaagaaaaatactt GGGAAACTTGGAGTGCTATCAAGAACTTGCTGAAGCTCAAGCCCCAAAG TTCCTGGTGATTTCTTGTGCAGATTCCCGAGTTTGCCCCTCTTATATCCTAGGATTTCAACCTGGTGAAGCCTTTGTAGTCCGCAATATTGCTAATCTTGTTCCACCATTTGAG AATGGACCATGTGAAACAAATGCTGCACTTGAATTTTCAGTCAATGCACTTCAA GTTGAAAATATACTGGTGACTGGCCATAGCTGTTGTGGAGGCATCCGTGCCCTAATGGGCATGGAGGATGAAGAAAACTCAag TAGCTTTATCAAGAATTGGGTGGTGGTTGGAAAATCAGCAAAATCAAGCACAAAAGCCATCACTTCTAATCTCAGCTTTGACCAGCAATGCAAACACTGTGAAAAG GAATCAATCAATCATTCACTATTAAACTTGCTTACATACCCATGGGTAGAAGAACGAGTGGCAAAAGGTTTGCTTTCTCTACATGGTGGCTATTATAACTTTATAGATTGTACATATGAAAAGTGGACTCTTGATTACCAAAAGCGCAGTCAAAAGCACGAAAAAGGTGGATACGTCATCAAGAATCGTGAATTTTGGCAATAA
- the LOC111899045 gene encoding beta carbonic anhydrase 5, chloroplastic isoform X2: MAQSILGSSPLYKSECSKSAASTTTISGSKLKFSGIEQTHLGFLNSSKSNLALKLKASREGVGLVQETKMDPPNLIKKSKDGSDSFTEMKQRFLSFKKEKYLGNLECYQELAEAQAPKFLVISCADSRVCPSYILGFQPGEAFVVRNIANLVPPFENGPCETNAALEFSVNALQVENILVTGHSCCGGIRALMGMEDEENSSSFIKNWVVVGKSAKSSTKAITSNLSFDQQCKHCEKESINHSLLNLLTYPWVEERVAKGLLSLHGGYYNFIDCTYEKWTLDYQKRSQKHEKGGYVIKNREFWQ, encoded by the exons ATGGCGCAGTCAATTCTTGGATCTTCTCCTCTATACAAATCCGAGTGTTCGAAATCGGCTGCATCAACAACAACA ATCTCTGGTTCCAAGTTGAAGTTTTCGGGAATTGAGCAGACACACCTCGGATTTCTGAATTCTTCCAA GAGCAATCTGGCTTTGAAATTGAAAGCCTCAAGGGAGGGGGTCGGTTTGGTTCAAGAAACTAAAATGGATCCCCCAAATCTTATAAAGAAATCCAAAGATGGAAGTGATTCATTCACTGAAATGAAGCAAAGATTCCTgagttttaaaaaagaaaaatactt GGGAAACTTGGAGTGCTATCAAGAACTTGCTGAAGCTCAAGCCCCAAAG TTCCTGGTGATTTCTTGTGCAGATTCCCGAGTTTGCCCCTCTTATATCCTAGGATTTCAACCTGGTGAAGCCTTTGTAGTCCGCAATATTGCTAATCTTGTTCCACCATTTGAG AATGGACCATGTGAAACAAATGCTGCACTTGAATTTTCAGTCAATGCACTTCAA GTTGAAAATATACTGGTGACTGGCCATAGCTGTTGTGGAGGCATCCGTGCCCTAATGGGCATGGAGGATGAAGAAAACTCAag TAGCTTTATCAAGAATTGGGTGGTGGTTGGAAAATCAGCAAAATCAAGCACAAAAGCCATCACTTCTAATCTCAGCTTTGACCAGCAATGCAAACACTGTGAAAAG GAATCAATCAATCATTCACTATTAAACTTGCTTACATACCCATGGGTAGAAGAACGAGTGGCAAAAGGTTTGCTTTCTCTACATGGTGGCTATTATAACTTTATAGATTGTACATATGAAAAGTGGACTCTTGATTACCAAAAGCGCAGTCAAAAGCACGAAAAAGGTGGATACGTCATCAAGAATCGTGAATTTTGGCAATAA
- the LOC111899045 gene encoding beta carbonic anhydrase 5, chloroplastic isoform X4 yields MSNLALKLKASREGVGLVQETKMDPPNLIKKSKDGSDSFTEMKQRFLSFKKEKYLGNLECYQELAEAQAPKFLVISCADSRVCPSYILGFQPGEAFVVRNIANLVPPFENGPCETNAALEFSVNALQVENILVTGHSCCGGIRALMGMEDEENSSSFIKNWVVVGKSAKSSTKAITSNLSFDQQCKHCEKESINHSLLNLLTYPWVEERVAKGLLSLHGGYYNFIDCTYEKWTLDYQKRSQKHEKGGYVIKNREFWQ; encoded by the exons AT GAGCAATCTGGCTTTGAAATTGAAAGCCTCAAGGGAGGGGGTCGGTTTGGTTCAAGAAACTAAAATGGATCCCCCAAATCTTATAAAGAAATCCAAAGATGGAAGTGATTCATTCACTGAAATGAAGCAAAGATTCCTgagttttaaaaaagaaaaatactt GGGAAACTTGGAGTGCTATCAAGAACTTGCTGAAGCTCAAGCCCCAAAG TTCCTGGTGATTTCTTGTGCAGATTCCCGAGTTTGCCCCTCTTATATCCTAGGATTTCAACCTGGTGAAGCCTTTGTAGTCCGCAATATTGCTAATCTTGTTCCACCATTTGAG AATGGACCATGTGAAACAAATGCTGCACTTGAATTTTCAGTCAATGCACTTCAA GTTGAAAATATACTGGTGACTGGCCATAGCTGTTGTGGAGGCATCCGTGCCCTAATGGGCATGGAGGATGAAGAAAACTCAag TAGCTTTATCAAGAATTGGGTGGTGGTTGGAAAATCAGCAAAATCAAGCACAAAAGCCATCACTTCTAATCTCAGCTTTGACCAGCAATGCAAACACTGTGAAAAG GAATCAATCAATCATTCACTATTAAACTTGCTTACATACCCATGGGTAGAAGAACGAGTGGCAAAAGGTTTGCTTTCTCTACATGGTGGCTATTATAACTTTATAGATTGTACATATGAAAAGTGGACTCTTGATTACCAAAAGCGCAGTCAAAAGCACGAAAAAGGTGGATACGTCATCAAGAATCGTGAATTTTGGCAATAA
- the LOC111899045 gene encoding beta carbonic anhydrase 5, chloroplastic isoform X3: MSLFCFMSNLALKLKASREGVGLVQETKMDPPNLIKKSKDGSDSFTEMKQRFLSFKKEKYLGNLECYQELAEAQAPKFLVISCADSRVCPSYILGFQPGEAFVVRNIANLVPPFENGPCETNAALEFSVNALQVENILVTGHSCCGGIRALMGMEDEENSSSFIKNWVVVGKSAKSSTKAITSNLSFDQQCKHCEKESINHSLLNLLTYPWVEERVAKGLLSLHGGYYNFIDCTYEKWTLDYQKRSQKHEKGGYVIKNREFWQ; encoded by the exons ATGTCTTTATTTTGCTTTAT GAGCAATCTGGCTTTGAAATTGAAAGCCTCAAGGGAGGGGGTCGGTTTGGTTCAAGAAACTAAAATGGATCCCCCAAATCTTATAAAGAAATCCAAAGATGGAAGTGATTCATTCACTGAAATGAAGCAAAGATTCCTgagttttaaaaaagaaaaatactt GGGAAACTTGGAGTGCTATCAAGAACTTGCTGAAGCTCAAGCCCCAAAG TTCCTGGTGATTTCTTGTGCAGATTCCCGAGTTTGCCCCTCTTATATCCTAGGATTTCAACCTGGTGAAGCCTTTGTAGTCCGCAATATTGCTAATCTTGTTCCACCATTTGAG AATGGACCATGTGAAACAAATGCTGCACTTGAATTTTCAGTCAATGCACTTCAA GTTGAAAATATACTGGTGACTGGCCATAGCTGTTGTGGAGGCATCCGTGCCCTAATGGGCATGGAGGATGAAGAAAACTCAag TAGCTTTATCAAGAATTGGGTGGTGGTTGGAAAATCAGCAAAATCAAGCACAAAAGCCATCACTTCTAATCTCAGCTTTGACCAGCAATGCAAACACTGTGAAAAG GAATCAATCAATCATTCACTATTAAACTTGCTTACATACCCATGGGTAGAAGAACGAGTGGCAAAAGGTTTGCTTTCTCTACATGGTGGCTATTATAACTTTATAGATTGTACATATGAAAAGTGGACTCTTGATTACCAAAAGCGCAGTCAAAAGCACGAAAAAGGTGGATACGTCATCAAGAATCGTGAATTTTGGCAATAA